A genomic stretch from Saccharomyces paradoxus chromosome XVI, complete sequence includes:
- the TFB4 gene encoding TFIIH/NER complex subunit TFB4 (Subunit of TFIIH complex~similar to YPR056W), translated as MDAISDPTFKHARSRKQVTEESPSLLTVIIEIAPKLWTTFDEEGNEKGSIIKVLEALIVFLNAHLAFNSANKVAVIAAYSQGIKYLYPESTSTIKASKSENKNRSDLKIINSDMYRRFRNVDETLVEEIYKLFELEKKQIKQNSQRSTLAGAMSAGLTYVNRISKESVTTSLKSRLLVLTCGSGSSKDEIFQYIPIMNCIFSATKMKCPIDVVKIGGSKESTFLQQTTDATNGVYLHVDSTQGLIQYLATAMFIDPSLRPIIVKPNHGSVDFRTSCYLTGRVVAIGFICSVCLCVLSIIPPGNKCPACDSQFDEHVIAKLKRKPVVPRLKAKKKVTKP; from the coding sequence ATGGATGCTATTTCTGATCCAACGTTTAAGCATGCTAGGTCAAGAAAGCAGGTCACTGAAGAATCACCATCGTTGCTTACCGTTATTATAGAGATTGCACCGAAGTTATGGACAacttttgatgaagaaggaaatgaGAAAGGAAGTATAATAAAGGTGTTAGAGGCATTGATTGTATTTCTTAATGCACACTTAGCATTCAATAGTGCCAACAAAGTAGCAGTCATTGCTGCATACTCTCAGGGGATCAAGTATTTATACCCAGAAAGCACATCTACTATAAAGGCCTCTAAatcagaaaataaaaaccGTAGTGATCTTAAGATTATTAACTCAGATATGTATAGACGATTTAGGAATGTTGATGAAACGCTGGTGgaagaaatatataaattgtttgaactagaaaaaaaacagatcAAACAGAATAGTCAAAGGAGTACGCTAGCGGGTGCCATGTCAGCTGGGCTGACTTATGTGAACAGAATATCAAAAGAGTCTGTAACTACTTCATTAAAATCAAGACTACTTGTTCTTACATGCGGGAGTGGTAGTAGtaaagatgaaattttccaataCATCCCTATAATGAATTGTATCTTTTCTGcaacaaaaatgaaatgtCCCATTGATGTCGTGAAAATTGGTGGTTCCAAGGAAAGCACGTTTTTACAACAAACAACGGATGCAACAAACGGCGTTTATTTACATGTGGATTCTACGCAGGGGCTAATTCAATATTTAGCAACCGCAATGTTTATTGATCCGTCGTTAAGACCTATAATCGTTAAGCCAAACCATGGATCTGTGGATTTTAGGACATCGTGCTATTTGACAGGGAGGGTTGTTGCCATTGGATTTATTTGTTCAGTCTGTCTATGtgttttatcaataatacCGCCTGGAAATAAGTGTCCTGCATGTGATTCTCAATTTGATGAGCACGTAATTGCCAAGTTGAAGAGGAAACCAGTTGTTCCAAGGTTGAAGGCCAAAAAGAAGGTGACGAAGCCATGA
- the ARO7 gene encoding chorismate mutase ARO7 (Chorismate mutase~similar to YPR060C), which yields MDFTKPETVLNLQNIRDELVRMEDSIIFKFIERSHFATCPSVYKANHPGLEIPNFKGSFLDWALSNLEIAHSRIRRFESPDETPFFPDKIQKSFLPSINYPQILAPYAPEVNYNDKIKKVYIEKIIPLISKKDGDDRNNFGSVATRDIECLQSLSRRIHFGKFVAEAKFQSDIPLYTKLIKSKDVEGIMENITNSAVEEKILERLTKKAEVYGVDPTNKSGERRITPEYLVKIYKEIVIPITKEVEVEYLLRRLEE from the coding sequence ATGGATTTCACAAAACCAGAAACTGTTTTAAATCTACAAAATATTAGAGATGAATTAGTTAGAATGGAAGATTCGATtatcttcaaatttattgaGAGGTCACATTTTGCAACGTGCCCTTCAGTTTATAAGGCAAACCATCCGGGTTTAGAAATaccaaatttcaaaggGTCCTTTTTAGATTGGGCCCTTTCAAATCTCGAAATTGCGCATTCTCGAATAAGAAGATTTGAATCTCCTGATGAGACTCCCTTCTTTCCTGACAAGATCCAGAAATCATTCTTGCCAAGCATTAACTACCCACAAATTTTGGCGCCTTATGCTCCAGAAGTCAATTACAACGATAAGAttaaaaaagtttatattgaaaaaattataccATTAATTTCGAAAAAAGATGGTGATGATAGAAATAACTTCGGTTCTGTTGCCACTAGAGATATAGAATGTTTGCAAAGCTTGAGTAGGAGAATCCACTTTGGCAAGTTTGTCGCCGAAGCCAAGTTCCAATCGGATATCCCATTATATACAAAGCTGATCAAAAGCAAGGATGTTGAAGGGATAATGGAAAATATCACCAATTCTGCTGTTgaggaaaaaattctaGAAAGACTGACCAAGAAGGCTGAAGTCTATGGTGTGGACCCGACTAACAAATCAGGTGAAAGAAGGATCACTCCAGAATATTTGGTGAAAATTTATAAGGAAATTGTTATACCTATTACTAAGGAAGTTGAGGTAGAATACTTGCTGAGGAGGTTGGAAGAGTAA
- the BRR1 gene encoding Brr1p (snRNP protein component of spliceosomal snRNPs~similar to YPR057W): protein MKRGDSQSPDAIFGQSRAFALSDSSVNPDVIEYLKSVRQEALRTNAISVKNQMNLQKRARHKSSMYDDEDEGAIKRHVISPSLIRLQKNADIWVSWFNSVKATVLTNAYEFTGYDDETLNLLLLFLKNYLKDMPSKSTTVEEIINVLNQYSFPDKTEQKEENFEIDEEWAKNILVRLEKIKIGSVEDVKKAIIEGDKHELIGYNQWFQYIINNEPQHTTFHGKITSKQLWVLVRYMSNTWIKEIYKKGRHYRRLQDWLFYILVHTPERLTAEYTSILRDLGKKCLELIQKKPIEAHENKITLPKEMTELNVEIPSTVENMTITELTVSVVAVNYGQRDLIE from the coding sequence ATGAAAAGAGGAGACAGCCAGTCGCCTGATGCCATTTTTGGTCAATCACGTGCATTTGCACTTTCTGATTCTTCAGTGAATCCTGATGTCATTGAATACCTTAAAAGTGTTAGACAAGAAGCACTAAGAACCAACGCCATATCGGTTAAGAATCAAATGAATTTGCAAAAGAGGGCACGCCACAAATCAAGCATgtatgatgatgaggatgaagGGGCCATTAAAAGGCACGTCATTTCGCCATCCTTGATCAGgcttcaaaaaaatgcagaCATATGGGTAAGCTGGTTCAACTCTGTGAAGGCGACGGTGCTGACTAATGCCTACGAATTTACCGGTTATGACGACGAAACGTTGAATCTTTTATTGCTTTTCTTAAAGAATTATCTGAAAGATATGCCCAGCAAAAGTACTACggttgaagaaattataAACGTCCTAAATCAATATTCTTTTCCTGACAAAACAGAAcagaaggaagaaaacttcgagattgatgaagaatggGCGAAGAATATCCTGGTACGGctagaaaaaatcaagattGGTAGTGTTGAGGATGTAAAAAAGGCAATCATTGAAGGAGACAAACATGAGCTAATTGGGTACAACCAGTGGTTCCAATACATCATAAACAATGAGCCACAGCATACTACATTTCATGGGAAGATTACATCTAAGCAACTTTGGGTTCTGGTCAGGTATATGTCGAATACATGGATAAAAGAAATCTACAAGAAAGGAAGACATTATCGTCGCCTGCAAGATTGGCTATTCTATATATTGGTACATACACCTGAAAGGCTCACTGCAGAATATACCAGCATCTTGAGAGATCTTGGAAAGAAATGCCTTGAACTGATTCAAAAGAAGCCAATTGAGGCCCATGAGAATAAAATAACACTCCCGAAGGAGATGACAGAATTGAATGTTGAGATACCCTCCACAGTAGAGAATATGACGATAACTGAGCTGACCGTTTCAGTCGTAGCGGTTAACTATGGCCAAAGAGACTTGATAGAATaa
- the JID1 gene encoding Jid1p (Probable Hsp40p co-chaperone~similar to YPR061C) encodes MLHHKFVYPFISKWRLQCIGKCPPQITFIANYATMNDQSSNKKLPIRDEQWPQSTDPTPYDIFGIPKAGSGSPKLDKKSLKKKYHRYVKLYHPDHSDNIQIFGSEKVIDSNSKSPLLLTSSEKLHRFKIISQAYDILCDPKKKIVYDTTRQGWTTSYSPRSDINTENYQYAGSYGYHSNAQYEYWNAGTWEDANSVKKERIKENLNPWTVIGIICGLAICIEGTALLTKIQESLSKAEFTHDESELHLIQSYTNYGLDTDKFSRLRRFLWFRTWGLYKSKEDLDREAKINEEMIRKLQTTK; translated from the coding sequence ATGCTTCACCATAAGTTCGTATACCCATTTATATCCAAGTGGCGCTTGCAATGTATAGGAAAGTGTCCCCCACAAATCACTTTTATAGCTAACTATGCTACAATGAATGATCAAAGTAGTAACAAGAAACTTCCAATAAGGGATGAACAATGGCCTCAGTCAACAGATCCAACTCCTTACGATATTTTTGGCATTCCAAAAGCTGGGTCTGGAAGTCCTAAGCTGGACAAGAAATcgttaaagaaaaaatatcatcgCTATGTAAAATTGTATCATCCTGATCATTCCGATAACATTCAGATATTCGGCTCAGAGAAGGTTATCGACAGCAATAGCAAATCGCCGCTGCTGCTAACGTCAAGCGAAAAACTACATAGATTTAAAATCATCTCTCAAGCGTATGATATTCTTTGTGacccaaagaaaaaaattgtataTGACACAACAAGGCAAGGCTGGACCACGTCATATTCACCACGATCCGACATCAACACTgaaaattatcaatatGCAGGCTCTTATGGGTACCACTCCAATGCGCAGTATGAATACTGGAATGCTGGGACTTGGGAAGACGCAAATAGTgtgaaaaaggaaagaattaaagaaaacctCAACCCGTGGACTGTCATTGGCATAATTTGTGGCCTAGCCATATGCATCGAAGGAACTGCGTTGTTAACGAAAATCCAGGAATCTCTTAGCAAGGCCGAATTTACTCATGACGAAAGTGAATTACATTTGATTCAGTCATACACGAATTATGGTCTTGACACTGACAAATTTTCCAGGTTGAGGCGGTTCTTATGGTTCAGAACTTGGGGACTTTacaaatcaaaagaagatttaGATAGGGAAGCCAAgattaatgaagaaatgataCGCAAATTGCAAACTACTAAATGA
- the SEC8 gene encoding exocyst subunit SEC8 (Essential 121 kDa subunit of the exocyst complex~similar to YPR055W), with translation MDYLKPVQKGRRRGLSINSLSETQQSAMNSSLDHLQNDLNRINLQWNRILSDNTNPLELALAFLDDTSVGLGHRYEEFNQLRSQIGSHLQDVVNEHSQVFNTNVASYGKVVSSIMQAQEQTLNLKNCLKEANEKITTDKGSLQELNNNNLKYTRMIDVLVNIEELLQIPEKIEENIRKENFHQVQILLERGFILMNNKSLKTVEILKPINQQLELQEHLLFNNLIEEIHDIMYSKSSKTNFTRVTNNDIFKIISISHNGFTSLENYLYNIVNIDIMEHAKMINKNLEEFIHDQSLNKGDIMLQENYASQPSLVSSRNQENEGFNRIGFLLKTINNINKLPVAFNIITERAKEEIHNIIVKTTESIRSKHPSLLKMATSLKNDNQFGLPVQDILSIILRESFWEIFLKLLYAIQCHRAIFEMSNILQPTSSTKPAYKFNKIWSKLLDEIELLLIRYINDPELLTSNNGSIKPINGVTNNAPNLPKRKNPKIFSLEYNIEDNSSVKDQAFELKALLKDIFPGFSVSSNMDLDSIYVKDESFEQDEPLVPPSVFNMKVILDPFLLFTQSTSTIVPSALVENSISSLTFFGDYMNKNFLPRIQMTMDYLFTVEVESNNPYALELSDENHNLFKTALDFQRLFYNLLNVFNTANTFREKISYCILDLLSHFYNYYLGLFNALIGTSDRNLSRKIITAWLQNSVLMDQEKRILNGDESLFHEESRELFKEIPNFYQVGKGLSKSDLFNNLTLDTILQFSASVIWILNWLPHLKKAINIDEINQEPMLDADRLRISWTFSESMDLNLSNPSSSANSLGNLKILLDDKASKKFDETVDGFKTLKFKLISILRFNIRALCIHDIGSFFQNTKIWNMDVGSIELDQNIASLISELRRTENKLKQQLSEKEKNSIFIGLDIVNNYALIKGAKSIKVLNHNGIKKMLRNVNVLQHAYRNLSSEPSKINMNVTMNFYSLCGSSEAELFEYIKDNELPHCSVEDLKTIVRLQFSEEMHRQLKRQSTSSTKGSIKPSNKRYTEALEKLNRLEKEQSKEGAHSKIGKLKSKLKVVDTENEK, from the coding sequence ATGGATTACTTAAAACCGGTACAAAAAGGGAGAAGACGTGGTCTTTCCATCAACAGTCTTTCAGAGACTCAGCAATCTGCTATGAATAGTTCCCTGGACCACCTTCAGAATGACTTAAATAGGATAAATCTTCAATGGAATAGAATACTTTCAGACAATACAAATCCCTTAGAACTAGCGCTCGCATTTTTGGACGATACATCTGTGGGTCTGGGCCATCGGTATGAAGAATTCAACCAATTAAGGTCACAAATCGGTAGCCACTTACAAGACGTTGTCAATGAACACAGCCAAGTTTTTAACACTAATGTGGCTTCTTATGGAAAAGTAGTCAGTTCAATTATGCAGGCCCAGGAACAGACTTtgaatctgaaaaattgcTTGAAGGAGGCTAATGAGAAAATCACCACCGATAAAGGCTCTTTACAGGAAttaaacaataacaacTTGAAGTATACAAGAATGATTGATGTTTTGGTCAATATTGAGGAGTTATTGCAGATCCCCGAAAAAATTGAGGAGAACATtagaaaggaaaatttcCATCAGGTGCAGATTTTGCTGGAAAGGGGATTTATATTAATGAACAATAAATCCTTGAAAACAGTGGAAATTCTGAAGCCTATAAACCAACAACTTGAATTACAAGAACATTTacttttcaacaatttgaTTGAAGAGATTCACGACATTATGTACTCCAAATCTAGCAAAACGAATTTTACTCGAGTAACCAATAAcgatattttcaaaatcataaGTATTTCACATAATGGATTTACTAGCTTGGAAAATTACCTGTACAACATAGTCAATATTGATATTATGGAACACGCAAAGATGATAAACAAAAACCTCGAAGAATTCATTCACGACCAATCCTTGAATAAAGGAGATATCATGCTACAAGAGAATTATGCCTCTCAACCATCGCTGGTATCATCTAGAAACCAAGAAAACGAAGGATTCAACAGAATCGGGTTCCTATTGAAAACTATAAATAACATCAATAAATTACCTGTTGCATTTAACATCATAACGGAAAGAGCCAAAGAGGAAATCCATAATATAATTGTTAAAACTACCGAATCAATACGTTCGAAGCACCCTTCTTTGCTTAAAATGGCCActagtttgaaaaatgacaaCCAATTCGGCCTACCCGTACAGGATATACTATCCATCATTTTGAGGGAAAGCTTTTGGGAAATCTTCTTGAAATTACTTTACGCTATTCAATGTCACCGGgccatttttgaaatgtcAAACATTTTGCAGCCAACGTCTTCCACGAAGCCTGCTTACAAGTTCAATAAAATCTGGAGCAAACTGTTAGACGAAATAGAATTATTACTTATAAGGTATATCAACGACCCCGAGCTGCTAACCAGCAATAACGGCAGCATTAAACCAATTAATGGCGTGACGAACAACGCACCCAACTTAcccaaaaggaaaaatccCAAAATCTTCTCTTTGGAGTATAATATTGAGGATAATTCTTCAGTAAAGGATCAAGCTTTTGAATTAAAGGCTTTATTGAAGGATATCTTCCCCGGATTCTCTGTCTCTTCAAACATGGATTTGGATTCTATTTACGTGAAAGATGAATCCTTTGAGCAAGATGAGCCTTTAGTCCCTCCTTCTGTCTTTAATATGAAAGTAATTTTAGACCCATTTTTACTGTTTACGCAATCAACGTCTACAATCGTTCCAAGTGCCTTAGTGGAAAATTCTATTTCATCACTGACTTTTTTTGGTGATTACATGAATAAAAACTTTCTCCCAAGGATTCAGATGACAATGgattatttatttacagTTGAAGTAGAATCCAATAATCCGTATGCGTTAGAACTATCCGACGAAAACCATAACCTATTTAAAACAGCATTagattttcaaagattATTCTACAACTTATTGAATGTTTTCAACACAGCAAACACATtcagagaaaaaatatcctATTGCATTTTGGATCTTTTAAGTCATTTTTACAATTATTACTTAGGACTCTTCAATGCCCTGATTGGAACTTCTGATAGGAACCTAAGTAGGAAAATAATTACAGCATGGTTGCAAAATAGTGTTTTGATGGAtcaagagaaaagaattttgaacGGGGATGAGTCACTTTTCCATGAAGAGTCCAGAGAATTATTTAAGGAAATACCTAATTTCTATCAAGTGGGTAAAGGTTTGAGTAAGTCTGATTTATTCAATAACTTGACATTGGACACAATTCTGCAGTTTTCGGCAAGCGTAATATGGATTTTAAACTGGCTGCCACATTTAAAGAAGGCCAttaatattgatgaaataaACCAAGAACCCATGCTAGATGCCGATAGATTAAGGATTAGTTGGACATTTTCTGAATCAATGGATTTGAACCTTTCGAACCCGAGTTCCAGCGCAAACTCGTTAGGGAAtttaaagattttattGGATGACAAGGCCtctaaaaaatttgatgaaactGTTGACGGATTCAAAACCCTAAAATTCAAACTAATCTCCATACTGAGATTTAACATTAGAGCCTTGTGTATACATGACATcggttctttttttcaaaacactAAAATTTGGAATATGGATGTGGGTAGTATTGAATTAGATCAAAATATAGCCTCTCTAATTTCTGAATTGAGAAGGACTGAAAATAAACTGAAGCAACAGTTATcagaaaaggagaaaaacTCCATATTTATTGGCCTCGATATAGTCAATAATTACGCCCTGATTAAGGGTGCCAAATCCATAAAGGTTTTGAACCATAACGGGATCAAGAAAATGTTAAGAAATGTAAATGTCTTACAACATGCTTATAGAAACCTTTCTTCTGAGCCGTCGAAAATCAATATGAACGTCACAATGAATTTTTACTCTTTATGTGGCTCCAGTGAAGCTGAACTAtttgaatatataaaagaCAATGAATTACCGCACTGTTCTGTTGAGGATTTGAAAACCATAGTAAGGTTGCAGTTTAGCGAAGAGATGCATCGTCAACTAAAGAGGCAAAGCACTAGCTCTACTAAAGGTTCCATAAAACCTTCTAATAAGAGGTACACTGAAGCTTTGGAGAAACTAAATAGGCTAGAAAAAGAGCAGTCGAAAGAAGGAGCACACTccaaaattggaaaacttAAAAGCAAATTAAAAGTTGTCGATAccgaaaatgaaaaatga
- the YMC1 gene encoding organic acid transporter (mitochondrial inner membrane transporter~similar to YPR058W) — MSEEFPTPQLIDDLEQHPQHDNARVVKDLLAGTAGGIAQVLVGQPFDTTKVRLQTSNTPTTAMEVVRKLLANEGPRGFYKGTLTPLIGVGACVSLQFGVNEAMKRFFHHRNTSESSTLSLPQYYTCGVTGGIVNSFLASPIEHVRIRLQTQTGSGASAEFKGPLECIKKLRHNKALLRGLTPTILREGHGCGTYFLVYEALIANQMNKKRGLERKDIPAWKLCIFGAFSGTALWLMVYPLDVIKSVMQTDNLQKPKYGNSISSVAKTLYAKGGIGAFFKGFGPTMLRAAPANGATFATFELAMRLLG; from the coding sequence ATGTCTGAAGAATTCCCAACCCCTCAACTAATCGATGATTTGGAACAACATCCACAGCATGATAATGCTCGAGTCGTAAAGGATTTGCTTGCAGGTACAGCAGGTGGTATTGCGCAAGTACTAGTGGGTCAGCCCTTTGACACGACAAAGGTTAGGTTGCAAACATCGAATACTCCGACAACAGCCATGGAAGTCGTCAGAAAGCTGCTTGCCAATGAAGGGCCTCGTGGGTTTTACAAAGGAACTCTGACCCCATTAATCGGTGTTGGTGCATGCGTCTCATTACAATTTGGTGTTAATGAGGCTATGAAGAggttttttcatcatcgcAACACTAGTGAATCATCAACTTTGTCATTACCACAATATTACACATGTGGTGTCACAGGCGGTATAGTGAACTCATTTTTGGCGTCTCCAATTGAGCATGTCAGGATTCGCTTGCAAACACAAACTGGTTCAGGCGCCAGTGCAGAATTTAAGGGCCCTTTGGAATgcatcaaaaaattgagacATAATAAAGCATTACTACGTGGTTTGACACCTACAATATTGAGGGAAGGTCATGGGTGTGGTACGTATTTCTTAGTATATGAAGCATTAATTGCTAATcaaatgaacaagaaacGTGGACTAGAAAGAAAGGACATTCCTGCATGGAAACTTTGTATTTTTGGGGCATTTTCTGGCACTGCCTTGTGGTTGATGGTATATCCATTAGATGTCATTAAATCTGTCATGCAAACTGATAATTTACAAAAGCCTAAATATGGCAACTCTATTTCAAGTGTAGCCAAGACTTTATATGCCAAAGGGGGGATAGGcgcttttttcaaaggatTCGGTCCTACCATGCTAAGAGCTGCTCCAGCCAATGGTGCCACTTTTGCTACTTTTGAATTAGCGATGAGGTTATTAGGCTGA